From Myxococcus stipitatus, one genomic window encodes:
- a CDS encoding adenylate/guanylate cyclase domain-containing protein, producing the protein MSRVSQPQPSSLDLSLEEYKSLRALQRAVDDLLEESLRERETLTQCFRRCFPPVLAMTGARAVAISTRDEDLVEQTWAEGDWGEDYPGPLLDGAPGVRRLGSRTLVTQPLDVAGSRVGSLGMLFAGDHTAPTAAARALRVLDTLAEQLDTVLCLVHTASEKHQLILQCNAHLANPVFEVGMDQAVLTLSQRVRLPGFLLLYRDAVRPQVLHYRSYRNGHLEFESGEQPSPMLEQALRQHGTRLLSAEESALRQLLSGRTTEAVLISGAALNEPLGKLAVSSDEGFSAYSMDLIRVLASTLSQRLQDYNRERVHLSQFFPTDIIDALLQDPNYAQHLRAQDQEVGILFADINGFTRICEQGFDSPRNIGRFVDEWSARAVDCIWAHGGVFDKMVGDCVIGLFGPPFFQSSRDARALAAVRAACDIQALTATLGAREEVAALCQRVKLPGLGVAVGVNLANANCGLFGPNRQYTAFSSGMNQTARLQSLAGFRETLVMASAKEALAESREATARALRFGPLTETPVKNVAQPLRHHRLEPFTP; encoded by the coding sequence ATGTCGCGTGTGTCGCAGCCTCAGCCGTCGTCCCTGGACCTGTCGCTGGAGGAGTACAAGTCGCTCCGCGCCCTCCAGCGCGCCGTGGACGACCTCCTGGAGGAGAGCCTCCGGGAGCGAGAGACCCTCACCCAGTGCTTCCGCCGCTGCTTCCCACCCGTCCTCGCCATGACGGGCGCGCGCGCCGTGGCCATCTCCACGCGCGACGAGGACCTGGTCGAACAGACCTGGGCCGAGGGTGACTGGGGCGAGGACTATCCCGGCCCGCTCCTCGACGGCGCGCCCGGCGTGCGGCGCCTGGGCAGCAGGACGCTCGTCACCCAGCCGCTGGATGTCGCCGGCAGCCGCGTGGGCTCCCTGGGCATGTTGTTCGCGGGGGACCACACCGCGCCCACCGCCGCCGCGCGCGCCCTGCGCGTGCTGGACACCCTCGCCGAGCAGCTCGACACCGTGCTGTGCCTGGTGCACACGGCGTCGGAGAAGCACCAGCTCATCCTCCAGTGCAACGCGCACCTGGCCAACCCCGTCTTCGAGGTGGGCATGGACCAGGCGGTGCTCACGCTGTCCCAGCGCGTGCGGCTGCCGGGCTTCCTCCTGCTGTACCGGGACGCGGTGCGCCCGCAGGTGCTGCACTACCGCTCGTACCGCAACGGCCACCTGGAGTTCGAGAGCGGCGAGCAGCCCAGCCCCATGCTGGAGCAGGCGCTGCGTCAGCACGGCACGCGGCTGCTGTCCGCCGAGGAGTCCGCCCTGCGGCAGTTGCTCTCCGGCCGCACCACGGAGGCGGTGCTCATCTCCGGCGCGGCCCTCAACGAGCCCCTGGGGAAGCTCGCCGTCTCCAGCGACGAGGGCTTCTCCGCGTACTCCATGGACCTCATCCGCGTGCTGGCCTCCACGCTCAGCCAGCGGCTGCAGGACTACAACCGCGAGCGCGTCCACCTGTCGCAGTTCTTCCCCACCGACATCATCGACGCGCTGCTGCAGGACCCCAACTACGCGCAGCACCTGCGCGCGCAGGACCAGGAGGTGGGCATCCTGTTCGCGGACATCAACGGCTTCACGCGCATCTGCGAGCAGGGCTTCGACAGCCCGCGCAACATCGGCCGCTTCGTGGACGAATGGAGCGCGCGCGCCGTGGACTGCATCTGGGCGCACGGCGGCGTGTTCGACAAGATGGTGGGCGACTGCGTCATCGGCCTGTTCGGACCGCCCTTCTTCCAGTCGTCCCGCGACGCGCGCGCGCTCGCCGCGGTGCGGGCCGCGTGCGACATCCAGGCGCTCACCGCCACGCTCGGCGCCAGGGAGGAGGTGGCCGCGCTGTGTCAGCGCGTCAAGCTGCCCGGGCTCGGCGTGGCCGTGGGCGTCAACCTGGCCAACGCCAACTGCGGCCTGTTCGGCCCCAACCGCCAGTACACCGCCTTCTCCAGCGGGATGAACCAGACCGCGCGCCTCCAGTCACTGGCCGGCTTCCGCGAGACGCTGGTGATGGCGAGCGCCAAGGAGGCGCTGGCGGAGTCGCGCGAGGCCACCGCGCGGGCGCTGCGCTTCGGGCCCCTGACGGAGACGCCCGTGAAGAACGTCGCGCAGCCGCTGCGTCACCACCGCCTGGAGCCGTTCACGCCGTGA
- the rlmN gene encoding 23S rRNA (adenine(2503)-C(2))-methyltransferase RlmN translates to MPSDTPINLYDLTRPALGELLSGWGYRPHHRDVVWTGLYRQQARALDEVEGLRPDLRSRLGEHTRLGHLTPHHETFSSDGHTHKLLLRLDDGQTIETVLMRFKGRATVCISTQAGCAMGCVFCATGQMGLSRHLSPGEIVGQVLHVQRLLRESGESLRNVVLMGMGEPLHNYEHTMAAVDVLVDPLGLALGPRFITLSTVGVVPGIRRLADEDRPVQLAVSLHGATDAERAALVPAGRRWPLDELMDACRYYIDKRKRRIFFEWTLIAGRNDTAEHAQTLGRLLGGMDAHVNVIPLNPTVGYDGGPSQPASVRAFQDVLMSHGVPSTVRQRRGIDIDAGCGQLKSAVERRTRRSLPTSP, encoded by the coding sequence ATGCCGTCCGACACGCCCATCAACCTCTACGACCTGACGCGGCCCGCCCTGGGCGAGCTGCTCTCCGGCTGGGGCTACCGCCCCCATCACCGCGACGTGGTGTGGACGGGCCTGTACCGCCAGCAGGCGCGCGCGCTCGACGAGGTGGAGGGCCTGCGCCCCGACCTGCGCTCGCGCCTGGGCGAGCACACGCGGCTGGGCCACCTGACGCCCCACCACGAGACCTTCAGCTCGGACGGCCACACCCACAAGCTGCTGCTGCGCCTGGACGATGGGCAGACCATCGAGACGGTGCTGATGCGCTTCAAGGGCCGCGCGACGGTGTGCATCAGCACCCAGGCCGGGTGTGCGATGGGCTGCGTCTTCTGCGCCACCGGGCAGATGGGTCTTTCACGCCACCTCTCGCCTGGCGAAATCGTGGGACAGGTGCTGCACGTGCAGCGCCTCCTGCGCGAGTCGGGCGAGTCGCTGCGCAACGTCGTCCTCATGGGCATGGGCGAGCCGCTGCACAACTACGAGCACACGATGGCGGCGGTGGATGTCCTGGTGGACCCGCTCGGGCTGGCGTTGGGGCCGCGCTTCATCACGCTGAGCACGGTGGGCGTGGTGCCCGGTATCCGGCGGCTGGCGGACGAGGACCGGCCGGTGCAGCTCGCGGTGAGCCTGCACGGCGCCACGGACGCCGAACGCGCGGCGCTGGTGCCCGCGGGGCGGCGCTGGCCGCTCGACGAGTTGATGGACGCGTGCCGCTACTACATCGACAAACGCAAGCGGCGCATCTTCTTCGAATGGACGCTCATCGCCGGCCGCAACGACACGGCGGAGCACGCCCAGACGCTGGGGCGGCTCTTGGGCGGGATGGACGCGCACGTCAACGTCATCCCCCTCAACCCCACGGTGGGTTACGACGGCGGGCCCAGCCAGCCCGCATCGGTGCGCGCGTTCCAGGACGTGCTCATGTCGCACGGCGTCCCCAGCACCGTGCGTCAACGCCGGGGCATCGACATCGACGCGGGCTGCGGACAGCTCAAGTCCGCGGTGGAGCGGCGCACTCGCCGTTCACTTCCCACCAGCCCATGA
- a CDS encoding PEGA domain-containing protein, which translates to MKRLALLLLLLLGTTSLASRPGAGRKKVAVLPFQAISGDVPARAGPRLAARLASEVHGAEGLALAEPTPPPASNEQAPAPDLLTLARDAVREATSARDTRDFARADAALGQALDAYGRGLPEAAELADTYALRAAVRFSTGRDEEATLDLANALTLAPDRALPLAATSPLFAHTVERVRATHFAQPTGAARFDTLPPGIAVTLDGVSVGPAPVRVSRIPPGAHLWRATLPSGDTVGGVFETRSDAESTITIQPTGTGAAATLAQALSANRLDAAALQAAAELGRAAGADLVVLGTLSRSGAGLAVDTFLLAPGDTTPRRLPRMAMDLELLDAGTPLRNLVAAVSTRGLEAGLAERIPLSPTPGFSPPSRPAQAAYTAPSSDKAPPTTKPERKPEPPIRKPLVRP; encoded by the coding sequence ATGAAGCGACTCGCGCTCCTGCTGCTGCTCCTCCTCGGCACCACGTCCCTGGCCTCGCGTCCGGGCGCGGGCCGGAAGAAGGTGGCCGTGCTCCCGTTCCAGGCCATCTCCGGAGACGTGCCCGCGCGCGCCGGGCCACGCCTCGCCGCGCGGCTCGCGTCGGAGGTCCATGGCGCGGAGGGCCTCGCCCTCGCCGAGCCCACGCCTCCTCCCGCCAGCAACGAGCAGGCCCCCGCGCCCGACCTGCTCACCCTCGCCCGCGACGCCGTGCGCGAGGCCACCTCCGCGCGGGACACGCGGGACTTCGCCCGCGCGGACGCCGCGCTGGGCCAGGCCCTGGACGCCTATGGCCGGGGGCTGCCCGAGGCCGCCGAGCTCGCCGACACCTACGCGCTCCGCGCCGCAGTGCGCTTCTCCACCGGACGCGACGAGGAGGCCACCCTCGACCTCGCGAACGCGCTCACCCTCGCGCCCGACCGGGCCCTGCCCCTCGCCGCCACCTCGCCGCTCTTCGCCCATACCGTCGAGCGCGTGCGCGCCACCCACTTCGCCCAACCCACCGGCGCCGCGCGCTTCGACACCCTGCCCCCCGGCATCGCCGTGACGCTCGACGGCGTCTCCGTGGGCCCGGCGCCGGTGCGCGTCTCGCGAATCCCTCCGGGCGCGCACCTGTGGCGCGCCACCCTCCCCTCCGGCGACACCGTGGGCGGCGTCTTCGAGACGCGCTCCGACGCGGAGTCCACCATCACCATCCAGCCCACCGGCACCGGCGCCGCCGCCACGCTCGCCCAGGCCCTGTCCGCCAACCGGCTGGACGCCGCCGCGCTCCAGGCCGCCGCCGAGCTGGGACGCGCCGCGGGCGCGGACCTCGTCGTCCTCGGCACCCTGTCCCGCTCGGGCGCGGGGCTCGCCGTGGACACCTTCCTGCTCGCGCCAGGGGACACGACGCCCCGCCGGCTGCCACGCATGGCCATGGACCTGGAGCTGCTCGACGCGGGCACCCCCCTGCGAAACCTCGTCGCCGCCGTGTCCACGCGGGGCCTGGAGGCCGGCCTCGCCGAGCGCATCCCGCTCTCCCCCACGCCCGGCTTCTCCCCGCCGTCGCGCCCCGCGCAGGCGGCGTACACCGCGCCCTCGAGCGACAAGGCCCCGCCCACCACGAAGCCGGAGCGCAAACCCGAGCCTCCCATCCGCAAGCCGCTGGTCCGCCCATGA
- a CDS encoding glutamate--cysteine ligase: protein MGQAIEQETFAPEDFERFSRRLEENLEALRAVLARPGFGVGTPTIGAELELFLVDAAGFPLPINRQVLARTVDPRVTLELDRFNLELNLRPGPLAGRPFQMLRAELEDSLAEVRRAAATQGARVVVIGILPTLREADLGRGALTNQPRYHALSNVLRARRTRPFDIAISGEEAVTLTADDVTLEGANTSLQFHLRVAPADFARLYNAAQLATAPVLAVAANSPLLLGRKLWDETRVALFRQAFDDRGAQGEEGFLPHARVSFGHGWARQGAYELFAESVALHAPLLPVMSEERPLERVAVGALPGLTELRLHQSTVWSWNRAIYDPKDDGHLRIELRALPAGPSVVDMVANGAFLLGLTLGLAPRMEALLPAMPFVHAAGNFTRAARRGLDAELLWPAEAAPSPRVVPVVELLPGLLPLAREGLLGAGVEARDADPMLDIIARRVEARLSGARWQKRVLQKLEEGMPRRDALAAMLERYLEHAASGAPVHAWPVE, encoded by the coding sequence ATGGGACAGGCCATCGAGCAGGAGACGTTCGCCCCGGAGGACTTCGAGCGCTTCTCGCGGAGGCTGGAGGAGAACCTGGAGGCGCTGCGCGCGGTGCTGGCGCGGCCGGGCTTCGGCGTGGGGACGCCCACCATCGGCGCGGAGCTGGAGCTGTTCCTGGTGGACGCGGCGGGCTTCCCGCTGCCCATCAACCGGCAGGTGCTGGCGCGCACGGTGGACCCCCGGGTGACGCTGGAGCTCGACCGGTTCAACCTGGAGCTCAACCTGCGGCCGGGGCCGCTGGCGGGCCGGCCCTTCCAGATGCTGCGCGCGGAGCTGGAGGACTCGCTGGCGGAGGTGCGCCGCGCGGCGGCGACGCAGGGCGCCCGGGTGGTGGTCATCGGCATCCTGCCCACGCTGCGCGAGGCGGACCTGGGCCGCGGCGCGCTGACGAACCAGCCGCGCTACCACGCGCTGTCGAACGTGCTGCGCGCGCGTCGCACGCGGCCGTTCGACATCGCCATCTCCGGCGAGGAGGCGGTGACGCTCACCGCGGACGACGTGACGCTGGAGGGGGCGAACACGTCGCTCCAGTTCCACCTGCGGGTGGCGCCCGCGGACTTCGCGCGGCTGTACAACGCGGCGCAGCTGGCCACCGCGCCGGTGCTGGCGGTGGCGGCCAACTCGCCGCTGCTGTTGGGGCGCAAGCTCTGGGACGAGACGCGCGTGGCGCTCTTCCGCCAGGCGTTCGACGACCGGGGGGCGCAAGGCGAGGAGGGCTTCCTGCCCCACGCGCGCGTGTCGTTCGGCCATGGCTGGGCGCGCCAGGGGGCCTACGAGCTGTTCGCGGAGTCGGTGGCGCTGCACGCGCCGCTGTTGCCGGTGATGAGCGAGGAGCGGCCGCTGGAGCGCGTGGCGGTGGGCGCGCTGCCGGGCCTCACCGAGCTGCGGCTGCACCAGAGCACCGTCTGGTCCTGGAACCGCGCCATCTACGACCCGAAGGACGACGGCCACCTGCGCATCGAGCTGCGCGCGCTGCCGGCCGGACCGTCCGTGGTGGACATGGTGGCCAACGGCGCCTTCCTGCTCGGGCTGACGCTGGGGCTGGCGCCTCGGATGGAGGCGCTGCTGCCGGCCATGCCCTTCGTGCACGCCGCGGGCAACTTCACCCGCGCGGCGCGGCGCGGGCTCGACGCGGAGCTCCTGTGGCCCGCGGAGGCCGCGCCCAGCCCCCGCGTCGTCCCGGTGGTGGAGCTGCTGCCCGGGCTCCTGCCCCTGGCCCGGGAGGGGCTGCTGGGGGCGGGCGTGGAGGCCCGGGACGCCGACCCCATGCTGGACATCATCGCCCGGCGCGTGGAGGCGCGGCTGTCCGGCGCCCGTTGGCAGAAGCGCGTGCTCCAGAAGCTGGAGGAGGGCATGCCCCGGCGCGACGCCCTGGCGGCGATGCTGGAGCGCTACCTCGAGCACGCGGCGTCCGGCGCGCCCGTCCACGCCTGGCCGGTGGAGTAG
- the gluQRS gene encoding tRNA glutamyl-Q(34) synthetase GluQRS: MSDFRGRFAPSPTGRMHLGNIRSALLGWLQARAAQGRFLLRIEDLDRARCKPQYVEDLMQDLRWLGLDWDEPPLFQSQRDDLYRDAIATLEREGLVYPCFCTRAEIARAASAPHGLSDEGPRYPGTCAHLTAAQVSERARTRVPAYRFRARPGTVSFVDALMGPYEQDVEAVVGDFVVRRNDGVASYQLAVVVDDAASGITHVLRGDDLLSSTPRQLQLYAALGRPTPAFLHVPLVFGEDGKRLAKREGAFALAELRERGVAPERVLGLLAAWSGLGDGSPRTLDALVKAFSVDALPRVPVVAREDVLVGALGLR; encoded by the coding sequence ATGAGCGACTTCCGAGGCCGCTTCGCCCCCAGCCCCACCGGGCGCATGCACCTGGGCAACATCCGCAGCGCGCTCTTGGGCTGGCTCCAGGCGCGCGCGGCGCAGGGGCGCTTCCTGCTGCGCATCGAGGACCTGGACCGCGCGCGCTGCAAGCCCCAGTACGTCGAGGACCTGATGCAGGACCTGCGCTGGCTCGGCCTCGACTGGGACGAGCCCCCGCTGTTCCAGAGCCAGCGCGACGACCTGTACCGCGACGCCATCGCCACGCTGGAGCGCGAGGGCCTCGTCTATCCATGCTTCTGCACGCGCGCGGAGATTGCCCGCGCCGCCAGCGCCCCCCATGGCCTGTCCGACGAGGGCCCGCGCTACCCCGGCACCTGCGCCCACCTCACCGCGGCCCAGGTCTCCGAGCGCGCCCGCACCCGCGTGCCCGCCTATCGCTTCCGCGCGCGCCCCGGCACGGTGTCCTTCGTCGACGCGCTGATGGGCCCCTACGAGCAGGACGTCGAGGCCGTGGTGGGCGACTTCGTGGTGCGCCGCAACGACGGGGTCGCCAGCTACCAGCTCGCCGTCGTCGTGGACGACGCGGCCAGCGGCATCACCCACGTGCTGCGAGGCGACGACCTGCTGTCGTCCACGCCGCGGCAGCTCCAGCTCTACGCCGCGCTGGGCAGGCCCACGCCCGCCTTCCTCCACGTCCCGCTCGTGTTCGGAGAGGACGGCAAGCGGCTGGCCAAGCGCGAGGGCGCCTTCGCGCTCGCGGAGCTGCGGGAGCGGGGCGTCGCGCCCGAGCGCGTGCTCGGCCTGCTCGCCGCGTGGAGCGGGCTGGGGGATGGGAGCCCGCGCACGCTCGACGCGCTGGTGAAGGCCTTCTCGGTGGACGCGCTCCCCCGGGTGCCCGTCGTCGCGCGCGAGGACGTGCTCGTCGGCGCACTCGGCCTGAGGTGA
- a CDS encoding metallophosphoesterase family protein has translation MRIVHCSDVHITDDYFALPLHRLGWRRWIALAELTVGGRARRYAGAPHALAAIARAAEGHAADHFILSGDLTAYALDSEFRGAREALGPLAGDPRRCTIIPGNHDVYTPGSHQKGRFARHFGHLLESDLPQYRREGAFPLVRLVGDELAVVGLLSARVPPTPGLSFGVIGEAQLAGLEALLKDPRLDGRAVLIVVHHAPLTRKGVADRWHHGLRDAEALLRLLPGPRFAVLHGHIHQRYHHPATAERPHLFGAGSSTEAGHEGYWLIDVAHGQVVGGQPLAPSL, from the coding sequence ATGCGCATCGTTCACTGCTCCGACGTCCACATCACCGACGACTACTTCGCGCTCCCGCTGCACCGGCTGGGCTGGCGCCGCTGGATTGCCCTGGCGGAGCTGACCGTGGGCGGCCGGGCGAGGCGCTACGCCGGCGCGCCCCACGCGCTGGCAGCCATCGCCCGCGCGGCGGAGGGCCACGCGGCCGACCACTTCATCCTCTCCGGCGACCTCACCGCGTACGCGCTCGACAGCGAGTTCCGGGGCGCGCGCGAGGCGCTGGGGCCGCTCGCCGGAGACCCGCGCCGCTGCACCATCATCCCCGGCAACCACGACGTCTACACGCCCGGCAGCCATCAGAAGGGGCGCTTCGCGCGCCACTTCGGCCACCTGCTGGAGAGCGACCTGCCCCAGTACCGGCGCGAGGGGGCCTTCCCCCTGGTCCGGCTCGTGGGCGACGAGCTCGCGGTGGTGGGCCTGCTGTCCGCGCGCGTACCACCCACGCCCGGCCTCTCCTTCGGCGTCATCGGAGAGGCCCAGCTCGCCGGACTGGAGGCCCTGCTGAAGGACCCACGGCTGGACGGCCGCGCGGTGCTCATCGTCGTGCACCACGCGCCGTTGACCCGCAAGGGCGTCGCGGACCGCTGGCACCACGGACTGCGCGACGCGGAGGCCCTCCTGCGCCTGTTGCCGGGCCCGCGCTTCGCGGTGCTCCATGGCCACATCCACCAGCGCTACCACCACCCCGCGACCGCGGAGCGCCCGCACCTCTTCGGCGCGGGGTCCTCCACGGAGGCCGGGCACGAGGGCTACTGGCTCATCGACGTGGCCCACGGCCAGGTGGTGGGCGGGCAGCCGCTCGCTCCGAGCTTGTGA